The proteins below are encoded in one region of Telopea speciosissima isolate NSW1024214 ecotype Mountain lineage chromosome 10, Tspe_v1, whole genome shotgun sequence:
- the LOC122642396 gene encoding disease resistance protein RPV1-like — protein MALMNTQEEPSSSEFLLRAWTHDVFVNFSGEDSPKGFTDRLYAALIRAGIHTFRDETELRRGEDISLEMLKAIEESRIAVIVFSSNYASSRCSLDELVKILECKRTIGQTVLPIFYDVSPLEVRKQSGTFAQAFAKHENGFKLEMGKVQRWRKVLTEAANLSGWELQNIANGHELKFIQKIVEEILTKVNQTPLFVAKYPVGIASRVAKINDLLDFESNDVRIVGIWGMGGVGKTTIAKAVYNVIFHKFEGSSFLANVRESSKQPNGLVHLQEQLLFDILQEKNLQISNVARGVNIIKERLQCKRVLIILDDVDQLYQLKAFCGARKFDWFGPGSKIIVTTRDKDLLKQFEVDEVFEAEALGFFESLQLFSCHAFRRNSPIENYMELSKSVLKYVGGLPLALEVVGSSLFCKRSIPEWESTLNKFKSVHHNQIQKILRISFDALDDAQKDTFLDIACFFIGRDKDDASRILDGCGFFPEIGIKDLVQRALITIDNQKKLCMHDLLRDMGREIVHEESPKEPGKRSRLWFNEDVYYVLTEHKGTEAVEGLMLDNSSQLVEVLLSTKAFTKMHKLRLLQINYVQLMGSYELLPKELRWLCWHGFPLTSIPSSFNFNKLIDLDMQHSCIKIVWKEFKLLQHLKVLLSHCNCLIKTPNFLGLPNLERLILESCKTLVEVHQSIGDLEKLIFLNLQDCKNLINLPSSICKLTSLENFILSGCSKLGNLPEDLGNMESLMELLVDGTAITELPLSIRCLRNLRTLSLRGSKGPISRSCYSLFTSWRSPKKGSNLITRPLASFSGLYSLRELNLGYCNLSDGAIPNDFGSLLSLQTLKLSGNNFCSLPASINQLSHLELLTLNNCPRLELLPELPSSLVMLTAKCCTSMERLPVNMGLLSKLYMVLLNDCTRLPSLPDDLPSSLGTLNIEACKSLECLPNLGNLPSLNELHLSNNNFSSLPASISQLSSLKTLFMRNCTKVESLPDLPTSLRNLFADGCTSMLLTESKKEVEIAEMESSESPYKKLPDTVRKSLLQGLFGQFDFFLTGSDVPEWVTHQSIGSSLSFEVPQVLDSKIQGLTVCAIFAAEVEGNEVLAAPSISFSNKTNGRRWSYSANQHETPITCQDQIWFGHIPHTKFKNPLECGDQVEISIEIEQYWGYFPNIVSGNSFGLEHSIQVKKCGIHLVYQAPANSEGFSFKC, from the exons ATGGCTCTAATGAATACCCAAGAAGAACCCTCTTCTTCCGAATTTCTCCTCCGTGCATGGACCCACGACGTCTTCGTAAACTTCAGCGGTGAAGACTCACCTAAAGGCTTCACTGACCGGCTCTACGCCGCTTTGATCCGGGCCGGAATTCATACATTCAGAGACGAGACTGAACTCAGGAGGGGAGAAGATATCTCCTTGGAGATGCTGAAAGCCATTGAAGAATCAAGGATTGCAGTTATAGTTTTCTCGAGCAACTATGCTTCTTCAAGATGCAGCCTTGATGAGCTGGTGAAGATCCTTGAATGCAAGAGAACAATCGGCCAAACAGTTCTGCCGATCTTCTATGATGTGTCTCCGTTGGAAGTTCGGAAACAGAGTGGGACCTTTGCGCAAGCATTTGCTAAGCATGAAAATGGGTTCAAGTTGGAGATGGGGAAGGTGCAAAGGTGGAGGAAAGTTCTCACTGAAGCAGCGAATCTGTCTGGCTGGGAGTTGCAGAACATTGCAAATGG GCATGAGTTAAAATTCATCCAGAAAATTGTTGAAGAGATCTTAACTAAAGTAAATCAAACACCATTGTTTGTTGCCAAATATCCAGTTGGTATAGCTTCTCGTGTGGCAAAGATAAATGATTTGCTAGATTTTGAGTCAAATGATGTTCGCATTGTTGGGATTTGGGGTATGGGTGGAGTGGGTAAGACAACCATTGCTAAAGCCGTTTACAATGTAATATTTCACAAATTTGAAGGCAGCAGTTTTCTTGCTAATGTTAGGGAATCTTCAAAACAACCTAATGGTCTAGTTCATTTGCAAGAACAACTTCTTTTTGATATCCTACAGGAAAAAAACCTACAAATAAGCAATGTTGCAAGAGGAGTCAACATTATCAAAGAAAGACTTCAATGTAAAAGGGTCCTCATTATTCTTGATGATGTAGATCAACTGTATCAGCTTAAAGCATTTTGTGGAGCTAGAAAATTTGATTGGTTTGGCCCAGGAAGTAAAATCATTGTAACCACTAGAGATAAGGATCTGTTAAAGCAATTTGAAGTGGATGAAGTATTTGAAGCTGAAGCATTAGGTTTTTTTGAATCTCTTCAGCTTTTCAGCTGTCATGCCTTCAGAAGAAACAGTCCAATAGAAAATTACATGGAGCTTTCAAAAAGCGTGTTGAAATATGTTGGCGGCCTTCCATTAGCTCTTGAGGTCGTTGGTTCTTCCCTGTTTTGCAAAAGAAGCATACCTGAATGGGAAAGTAccttaaataaatttaaaagtGTTCATCACAATCAGATTCAAAAGATATTGAGAATAAGTTTTGATGCACTAGATGATGCACAAAAGGATACATTCCTCGATATTGCATGCTTCTTTATTGGAAGGGATAAGGATGATGCCAGTAGAATACTTGATGGTTGTGGTTTCTTCCCAGAAATTGGAATTAAAGATCTCGTCCAAAGGGCTCTCATAACAATTGATAATCAAAAGAAGCTGTGCATGCATGATCTACTTCGAGATATGGGAAGAGAAATCGTTCATGAAGAATCACCAAAGGAGCCAGGAAAGCGTAGCAGATTATGGTTTAATGAGGATGTCTATTATGTATTGACTGAACATAAG GGAACAGAAGCTGTTGAAGGCCTCATGCTAGATAATTCTTCTCAACTAGTTGAAGTGCTTTTGAGTACTAAGGCATTTACAAAGATGCACAAGCTAAGGTTGCTCCAAATCAATTATGTACAACTCATGGGAAGTTATGAACTTCTTCCTAAAGAGCTGAGATGGCTATGTTGGCATGGATTCCCTTTGACATCTATACCTTCTAGTTTTAACTTCAATAAACTCATTGATCTCGACATGCAACATAGCTGCATTAAAATTGTTTGGAAGGAATTCAAG CTGCTCCAACATTTGAAAGTCCTTCTCAGTCACTGTAATTGTCTCATCAAAACTCCCAATTTCTTAGGGCTCCCAAATCTTGAGAGGTTGATCCTTGAGAGTTGCAAGACATTGGTTGAGGTTCACCAATCCATTGGGGATCTTGAGAAACTGATTTTCCTGAATCTTCAGGACTGCAAAAACCTTATAAATCTTCCAAGCAGCATTTGTAAGTTGACATCTCTTGAAAATTTTATCCTCTCTGGCTGCTCGAAACTTGGAAATTTGCCCGAAGATCTGGGGAATATGGAATCTTTAATGGAACTTCTTGTGGATGGTACTGCTATAACAGAATTACCCCTTTCTATTAGATGTTTGAGAAACCTCAGAACCTTATCTTTACGTGGATCTAAAGGACCTATTTCAAGATCATGTTATTCACTATTTACATCATGGAGATCACCAAAGAAGGGTTCTAATCTCATAACCCGACCACTGGCTTCTTTTTCTGGTTTATACTCCCTAAGAGAGCTAAATCTTGGCTACTGCAATCTGTCAGATGGTGCAATTCCAAACGATTTTGGAAGTCTATTGTCATTGCAAACCTTGAAATTAAGTGGAAACAATTTCTGTAGCCTACCAGCCAGCATCAATCAGCTATCTCATCTGGAGCTCCTTACTTTAAATAATTGTCCAAGACTTGAACTACTTCCAGAGCTTCCATCAAGTTTAGTGATGTTGACAGCAAAATGTTGTACATCAATGGAAAGATTGCCCGTCAACATGGGTCTGCTTTCAAAGCTCTATATGGTTTTGCTGAATGACTGCACGAGGTTGCCGTCTCTCCCTGATGATCTTCCTTCAAGTTTAGGTACCTTGAATATAGAAGCTTGCAAATCATTGGAATGTTTACCTAATCTTGGGAACCTACCATCATTAAATGAATTACATCTTAGTAACAACAATTTCAGTAGTCTACCAGCCAGCATAAGTCAACTTTCTAGTCTTAAAACTCTTTTTATGCGTAATTGCACAAAGGTTGAGTCACTTCCAGACCTTCCGACAAGTTTAAGGAACCTGTTTGCTGATGGTTGTACATCAATGTTGCTTACTGAGAGCAAGAAGGAAGTTGAGATTGCAGAAATGGAAAGTTCAGAATCACCATACAAGAAATTGCCAGATACTGTTAGGAAGAGCCTCCtccag GGACTGTTTGGCCAGTTTGACTTCTTCCTTACCGGAAGTGATGTTCCAGAATGGGTTACCCATCAGAGTATTGGATCTTCATTATCTTTTGAGGTCCCTCAAGTTTTGGATTCTAAGATACAAGGCTTGACGGTATGTGCTATTTTTGCAGCTGAAGTAGAAGGTAATGAGGTGCTTGCAGCTCCTTCAATTTCTTTTAGCAATAAAACCAATGGTCGCCGTTGGTCCTACAGTGCGAACCAACATGAAACCCCAATAACCTGTCAAGATCAAATCTGGTTTGGCCATATCCCACATACCAAGTTCAAGAATCCTTTGGAATGTGGGGATCAAGTGGAGATTTCAATAGAAATAGAGCAATATTGGGGCTATTTTCCAAATATTGTTTCTGGGAATTCTTTCGGATTAGAGCATTCAATCCAGGTGAAGAAGTGTGGGATCCATCTAGTGTACCAGGCACCAGCCAACTCAGAAGGGTTCTCATTCAAATGTTGA